The sequence below is a genomic window from Gymnogyps californianus isolate 813 chromosome 11, ASM1813914v2, whole genome shotgun sequence.
AGCCCTGGTAGCCATGGCTGGTGTTACTGGGCTGCTCTCGTGGGATTTCTCTGCTTCTGGTGGCAACAGCAGGGCTAAATTGCTGCAGCAGGGTGCCACCCAGGGGCATCTTGTGATGTGCCTGGAGAAGGCAGGGTCCCTGAGGGGGAAGATGGGGACCTAGGAAGGCAATCCCCCCTTCTCTGCCCACCCTCGGATGCGAggctggagggatggaggaCTTTCGTCCCGAGGAAGTCACAGCGCTCTGGGCAGCCCCTTTCCTGGTCCTGATGCTGAGCGTAAGCCCACCCTCCCAGGCAGGCTCAGCGGCGCTGGTGGGCGCAGGAGCTGTGCACCTCATCCGCACTCGCGCTGTCCTCTCCCCCTCAGGCCAACCTGCTGCGGAAGATGCGGCTGAGCGGGATCATCACGCAAGGCGCTCGCCGCGTGGGCCAGCCGGAGTATGTCCGCGCCTACAAAGTCGCCTACAGCCTGGATGGGCGGGAGTTCACCTTCTGCAAGGACGAAAAGCAGGACACAGACAAGGTGGGCTGCGATGCTCAACGCAGGGGCCGTGCCAGCACCCCCCACCCAGCGGTGCTGCGGGCGCTGGGGTGGCTGTGAGCTGCATCCCAAACTGTCCCCATGTTTGGGAAAGTGCTTTTGACCTGGGTCGAAGCCACGTTGGGAACTGTCCTTGCAGTGAGACAGCACAGGTGGTTCCAACGCTGGGCAGCGCTCTCTGGCTCGGTTTAATTGACCATAATAAGCGTAACCACAGAAGCAGCGCTGACTTATTTAGGTCATTCAGATAATATCTTTATCGCTGACACACTGTGGGAACTGGGCATGGTCTGGAAGTGCTAGTGAACGGCTTACGCAGCTTGGTGCTAGGTCTGCACCAAGCATGAGCCGACAGTGTGTCTCACTCTCAAAGCAGGAATACTCATTGATCGCAGCGCTCTCCACCCTCTGTTTTTCATGGCAAGTATCTCCTGGTTGTTTTTTGAGCATCCAGGGAATGGCTGGGAGTGTCtgccttgctttaaaaaaaagaaaagtttctcttgtttctgcagtggtggaaaaaatgcatgaaaacatgACCTGACTCTGTTTATCATGTTACAAAGAAAGAAGCGAGCCACCTCTCTGCTTGTCACGATTTGAGGAGCGTTGCCGTAGTGGGAGGGAGCGGGTGTTGCTGCCTGTGTAGCTCCGTGGGGCGAGGATGGAGCAGGGAGTGTTGCAAAGCTCCATCGAGAGTGTTGGAGCTGCTGCAAGGTCATGCACCAGGGCATGAAAGCAGAGCCCAGCTTCCCCTGCTCTTGCCATTTGCGGTGGCGAGGTCCGTCCGTCTGCTGGGCAAGGGATTTCATGCACAAGGCTGCGGGAGAGCTGGAGCACTCAGGCCTGCTTGCCGTTGCAGGTTTTCCAGGGGAATGTGGACTACGGCACCATGCAGACCAACATGTTCAACCCTCCCATCACCGCCCAGTTCATCCGCATCTACCCCGTGATGTGCCGCCGCGCCTGCACGCTGCGCTTTGAACTTATCGGCTGCGAGATGAACGGTAAATGTCGGtggctctcccctccccagggacCGCACGGCGGGGGGTGACACGGGGCAGGGCATTGCCCCTTGTACTGGTTCTGATCCCCCGGGACAGGGGATTTGTCAGCGCTTGTTTTTCCTCACACCGGCTACGTGATGCCTGGAAATACCCACGGGTGCCTTTGGGGAGCACAAGCCGTTAATCCCACCAGCTCAGCCGGGCTCGAGCTGGATTCTCACGCTGCTAACATCTTCTTCCCAAGCCGGGGTTTTTTATTGTGCTCCCTCCCTGTCTGAGCTGTGAACcggctgcttttcctgctggagAGCTTGAAAAGCACCGCAGGATCAAAGTCCTCTGGGAAACGTGAGGGATGATTAGCCTGAGCCCTTTCCCTGTGCCTCCCGCATTCCTGCCCTGCGGCACATCCCCGGCAGCCGAGCGGGACCTGCGTGCCGGGGTGAGAGTGGGGCGCCGTGGGGGCTTGGGTCGTGTCCTGCTGCTGCGTGGGTGCGGTGCCAGCTGTGCTTTCAGCTGGGGATGTCTTTGCATTGCTCTCTTCACCTGTGAAAGCATCCTGTGCCTCCTGCCAAAGCTGTCTGTTTtctggggctgggctgtgccgCGGGGACATCCATGtgtccctgcagcaggaggcaCTGTGAGCCAGGGAATAGCTGGGAGCTAAAAATCCCAGGAAAAGGCAAGCCGCCTGCGACCCTGCGCCTCTGCTGAGCCTTTCCCTGCCTGGCCCTGACTGCCGCTCCAGGCAGTGGAAACGTGGGAACGTGGGGATGGCGCCTGCCAGGGCTGTGGCGTTTTTTACTCGCGACGGTGCCGTGGactctttccttttcactgccTGTATAAACCGTTGTGTTACAGTGTATTTCAACACGGCAGGTTGCTCGGAGCCTCTGGGCATGAAATCCCGCCTGATCTCCGACCAGCAGATCACAGCCTCCAGCGTCTTCAAGACCTGGGGCATCGACGCCTTTACCTGGCACCCCCATTATGCTCGCCTGGACAAGACGGGCAAAACCAATGCCTGGACAGCACTCCACAACGGCCAGTCCGAGTGGCTGCAGGTCGGTCTCCGTGCCCTCCCTTTGTAATCTCatttctcctccccagctcctccagctgtgCCCCGGGGCCACCTCCTGTGCCTGGGGCCACCTCCTGTGCTGGGGTGGCTGGAAGCAGGACGGACACAACGGGAGAGGCCAGGCAGAGCCGCCAGGACGGTGCGGCCGGAGCCTTCCCGTGGGGCATGTAGCCCGGCAGCGCTTTCGCTGAGCTGGGATCGCAGGGGCAGGTCAGGATGGGGCCGCAGCCACCGGTTTTAACAGTGATGCTGGAGCTCTGGGTGAGAAACATCAGTGCCTGTAGGGACAGGGTGGTACCATCTCCGCAGACCTTCTTGTGGGGTGCACCGAGCCCACAGCACCCCAGTTCTGCATCATCCCCTTGGGAAGCGCCATCCCAGCCTGGGGTGACCGTCCCACGACCCTCTGGCTGCCCGGAacactgtgtttctgttttgcaggaaaaaatcaggtttgcttttctcttcccagtcTGGAATGGGAACAAATAGTTTTGAAATTTCCTTCTcagtttcctttcctcccctgttTTTATACTTTTCACATGATTTCATGACATAATAGGACAAAGCAGTTTAGATATTTGCCTTACTTCTTATTTTGGGAAATGATTAAAAGCAGCTGCTTCGTGGCCCTAAATAAACCAGCTTATCAAGATGTCTGCTGATGGGGTCGGGATGACACACTGCGGGCTGTCACACTGCAGGCTGCCTGTTTGTGTACATGTGTATAGATTTACGTGTATActcatatatatacacatatatgtgtatatgtatagCTAGTACTGCCCTCGACAAGCATAAAATAGGAACTAAATTAAGGAGACTTTCAGCTCATCTGCTGGTTTACTCTGTAGCGTGCCAGCAGCAGTAGCGCTGTGTGGCAGAGCAAAGAGAATAGAAACCATCTCACTTACAACCCAAATGTCAGACTGCGCTGAACTGCATATTTTCTCAGCCAGAATCACTTTCCAGTGGAAATGCCTTTCCTCCGGgaatcctttatttttttttgaattGAGATTTTTTGCTGTCATTCCCACATTGaccttttcagcaaaaaatgTTGAGGTGGCAGCGGTGGGGAAGGGAGCTGAGACGGTGGGGTTTGCGTCCTGCTTTGGGTTGCTTCAAGGGATGCTGTGAGTGTTAAAGGGTCAAATGTTTCACAGTAGTGTTTTATTAGTCACTCTGGCATTGGGGTGGGGGTCGAGCAGTGTTTTCTCCATTCTTGACCCCTGAGGGCCAGCATGCCCTGGCTGCCTCCGGGACACGCAGGATGCTCTGGGGTGGGAGCACCGCTCCTGCGAGGAGCCTTGATGAGCCTTCTTTCTGTGCCAGATCGACCTCAGGGACCAGAAGAAGGTGACGGGCATCATCACGCAAGGAGCCCGCGACTTTGGGCACATCCAATACGTGGCAGCCTACAAGGTGGCCTACAGCGACAACGGCACATCTTGGACCCTCTACCGGGATGGCCAGACAAACAGCACCAAGGTGTGTGGGGCAAGGCAAGGTGGGCAGCGACCTCCCAGGGCTTGGGGATGCTGCTGtagggagggagaggatggTGGTGGGGAGGTCCCGGCAGTGCTGACACCCACCTTTCCTCCCCTAGATCTTCCACGGTAACAGCGACAACTACTCACACAAGAAGAACGTGTTCGACGTGCCCTTCTATGCCCGCTTCATCCGCATCCTGCCCGTGGCCTGGCACAACCGCATCACCCTGCGCGTGGAGCTGCTGGGTTGCGACGAGTAGGCGCCCGGGGAGGAAGGACGGGGCTGCTCTTCCCCGCCGCCTGGCCCgcgccctgcccgcccctgcCCACTCCTGCTCTGACCTCACACCCCCCTCTCCATGTCCCCAAACTCGGGAGGTGGCCGGGAGGGCTCCCCTGCCCTGCATTGGCGCTGGGGCCACAGCACTGCACTTTATGGGGCCCTTGCAGGTGGGATGTGGGGACGGCTTCTGCCCTTTCGCCCCGCTAGCCAGGGGTGAGACCCCCTCCTGCAACCAGGGCCTGGCTGGGGGACCCTCTCCTGCAACTGGGGCTTCCTTGGGGGACCCCATCCTGCAAATGGGGCTTTGCTGGGGGACCCTGTCCTGCAACCAGGGCTTGGCTGCATCCTCCCAGCTAAACCTGGAGACAaattttctccccctttttgcttctgcttccagcagagaggctgcagccagcagcagtcCCCTGCCTGCACTGGGGCTTGGAGCTCAGCAGTTTTGGGGGGCTTAGGGCAGGCACCCCGGGCTCGCAGCCTCCGAtgtccctcctgctccctgcacgGCTGCAAGCAGGGGCTCTGAAAAACCTACTCGGCTGTTGTCCCCTGCCCGTTTTGCCAGGCCCTGGGTCTCCTTGCCTGTGGTGTCAGCGCCGCATAGTGTGAGGAGAGTGATGAGACAGCTCCTATCAAGAGCCACCGGGTCCCCATTGCTGGTGGCTCTACCCGCTGGGCGCTCTCGGCAGGCGCTGCCCATGCCCCTTCCTGGGGTGCCGGCTCCAGCGTCCTCCGAGTCTCAGCATTGCTGCCATCCCCACCTTACTGCATTTTGGGGTGCCTGGAGGTCCCTTGTCCCCAGAGCCAAGCAGCGACCAGGGGGGCTGCAATCTGGTAGTGGGGGAGAGATGGTTTGTAGCCACAAGGGTGCAGAGAAAAGATGGCAAAGGTGGTGGTTAAAACACCCAAATGCAGTAGGCAGAGAGCTGTGCCATGACCCTTTTTGTAAcctgattttttccctttctgtggggtggaggggagccTCTTGCAATGCTCGAGCCCTCGGGATTAGCAGTAGGAGATGAGCGAGACCCGGCACCGGCAAGCGGGGGTGCGGGCAGGGTGTCCGGGCAGCGGCGCCGGCGGCGAtgcttcccctgcctgctgggatGCGAAGTGGCCGTGGAGCTGGGCCGGCGGCGGGTTCGCTTTGGCAAGCGCCAAGGAAGCCCGGGTgggatggcggcggcggccccaCTCCGGGGTGTCTCTGACAGTATTAAAACCAGCTGAAACATAGGGGCTGTTGGCTCGGCTGCTCTGTCCCTCCCCAGGAGCCACCTCCCAAAGCCCGGCAGGTCTGGCGATCTCCCAGGATCCCCTCTGAGCCCCCCTGGCTCCTCCATCCCAGGGGGCTGCCAGCTGCCGTGCTGACCCCACACCTCTCCTGCTTTCACACACCCTCCTagctcccttccctgcccaaaAAACAAGGTATCAGGGCTTTGTGCatcttccctgctgcctccGCCCCATCGCAGCTGCCAGAGCCTGTGCTCACAGCTGGCCAAGCACGGTGGGATGGGACTTGGGGAGGGGAAGCCGCTATCAGCGCCCCACGCCCTGCGTCTCCTCCTTTGGCTTTGATCCTGGAGCAAATCCCCCAGCTTGGAGCAAAACCGGCTCTTACACCCCAGCGTGCtcccagggctggagggagctgTGGATTTTGCCAGGACTGCCCGCGGGGATGCTCCCAGCAGATCCCccctgggcagggtgggggagtGGAcgctgctggagcagcatccCCCTGCATCGAGAGCGGGGTCCCTGGTAGGGAAGGAGCACTGGGGTGAACACTGCAGAGGAGCTTTGCTCATCTTCCACCACGCTGGGCAGGGACCCCTGAGGTTGGCATGAATGGCCCAGGGCCACCTgcatcccagcacagctctccatCCCCGCAGCTCCGGACAACCTCCATGCAccttcctgctgccagcagtgccctgctTGGCCATGCATCCCCTCCCCGGGCCCTGCCCACAGGAGGTGGGCTCCTACCTGGCCCCGTGGGTGCCAGCCCTGCGCaccagaggggctgggggggctgcttGCAGAGACCGGGCTGAATTCATTGTGGCTGCGGCTGCTTGGTGACAAAGAGCAGCGACAGCTAGAGCTGGGGACAGGGCGGGGGACAGTCAGCCTGGTTCACCTACAGACATGCCACCCTTATCGCCGGGAAGCTGGGGCAGAGATAAGAGCAGCTTGCTCCAAGTCCAGCCAAGACAGCCCCGAGCCGGGGGCACGGCAAAGGCTCCATGGGGAGGGTGACGGGAGCACATGCCGCGTGTCAGAGCAGGGGACACATCCTCAGTGCCTGGccactgctttcctctgcctgtTGCCACCCCCCAGGCGACCCCTCTGACGGATGCTGAGCCGCTTCCCAGCTCTGCGgtgtttccttcctcctccggAGCCCCAGGACGGAGGCATTGGTGAGGGCCAGGGCGCCTTCCACGCCATGCACAGCCCGTCACGACTTGTCCCCATCCCTCGGATGCTCTTCCTGGATGCGGCTGGGTtgctggggcagcaggaaggctgggagGGCCGGCACGCTGTGGCCACGGCACCCCGCTGCCTGCTGACTCGGCTGCCggtgctgccagctgcctgcgAGCCGGTTCCTCAGGAAGCAGCCGTCGGGGAGAGCATCCTCTCGCCTCCACCCGGAAAGCCCAGCACAGATCACagcctcctccatcccaccaggaACATGGGTTTTCCTCCCCAGTTTGAGCCTTGGGCAACAGATTCCCTCTGGAATCGTCCTGCGCAAGCAGCATTTCAGGGAGAAGTCTCTCCAGTGGGACCATGGCAGAGCTGTCAGCTGCCGGGTTTGAGGCGGGGAAGACAGAGATGACATTTTTGTGGCTCCCGTTCAACCAAAAGCTCAGCCAGCCCTAAACACGTGCCCTAAACACGTGCTCCCGGGTCAGAGCTACCCTGACCCTGCGCAGCCTCGCTCACCCTGAAACCTGCAGTCCCACCCAGGGTTGCCCTCAGggagcagaaaacaaatctggGATCATCCCTGAAGCTCCAAAAATAGGGTGAGAGGCGGGAGGGAGCAAAGGGGATTCCTCCTTCCTTGGGGGGCTGCTGGTGGCCGGATCCTTCCCCATGCCGCCTGCTCCCCAGGAGGTGGAGAGCATTGGCGGCCACATCCAGACAAGAGCCGTGGCCGAACGTGAGACATGAGCTGTTGCTGAAAAGAAGTGCACAAAAGcatccctctcccctttcctgcCGCTGCTCCCCTCCTCGGGCTGGGCAGAGGATGGTTCCCGGCAGGCGCCGCGGTGCAGGCGGcgcaggcagcacagggcaccGTGTGGCTTGTTCCTCGGCTCTGAAACAATGGGGTGGCCACACCAAGGAGCAGCGTGCCCCGACGGGGCTGTCCGTCTGTCTGCACAGCCGGGGGGGTAGAGGGAACCATCCTGATCGCTGGCTCACTGGGACACGGAATACTTGGGCAAGCAACTGCAGGGGGGCACCGGTGGCTGGGATGCAGACGGGATGCGGCCGGGATGCGAATGGGATGCAGCTGGGATGCAGCCGGGACACCATcccaccacctcctccagccATGGAGCAGGGCTAGGGGGACCAGGGACCCTTGGCTGGGATGCAGGCAGCACAGTGGCCCCGCACTGCCATGCCGGGAGATGTAATCGCCCCTCCATTGTGGGCTGTGGAGCAGCCTGCTCCGGGCAGGCAAGCAGGCAGTGTGCCCGGCCGTCACGCTCCCGCATCCCTGGGAAGCCTGGCCCCGCTGTGTCCCTCTTTGGGGAGGGCTGGCGGGCCCTGATGGGTGGGTGtgcagggaaaaggagagcaaGGAAGAGCAGTGCCTCCAGACCCTGGGTCCCACAGCCATCCCCGGTTGGGGCTTCCCACGGTGGACAGGGGCTGCCGGGCTGGCGCTGGCGGCAGATAACGCTGTTTCCGTGCCAGCTGCTGCCTATCAGTGTAGTGGTGACGGGCAGACAAGATTGCACCCCGAGCATGCCGTGCTGAGGGGCCGTCAGGAAGGGGTCCCAGCCCCCTTCACCCCACAGCCAGCCCCGGGGCGGTTTATTTTTGCacaagttgttttctttccgGCTTGTCGCCATCCCACGCGGCGGCAAGAACCGGACCGGGGCCCCTGCGCCTCATTTCCTTGCCATAAAACAACAAAGCGGGGGGTGAAGCGGCacgccgggccggggcggcgggtcGCCGGGTCAGGGCACACGCCGCTCCGTGGTTCCTCCGTGTGCTCGGCCCCGGCAGCCTCACCCGGACCAGCATCTCCTGGCTGTGCCGCCGCCGTGCTGCCCTTCCTGAGGGCTGGATCTGCAGCCCTCAGAGCCAGGGCTGCGTGCCGGCAGGAGCTGGCGCGGAGGGCATCACCCAAGTCTAGGGATGATGCCTCCTCAGATGGGTGCAACCAGGCACCCTAAAGCTTTTGCCCTGGTTTCTGTGCCTCTGCTTTGGCCCCACAGCCCCAAGCAGACCCCGAAGAGGCTGAACCCCACGGCTCAGCTGCCTCCCCTGGACcccagagcaggcaggcacTGCCTGCACATTGGAGGCACGGACCACCCCCCACCACAGCCCACCCGCCCCAAGCCACTCGTGCCCGTGGT
It includes:
- the MFGE8 gene encoding lactadherin isoform X3; the protein is MKVARWWRVLLCLGLGLSLLLVVAGPCHPNPCHNNGECQLVPNRGDVFTDYICKCPAGYDGVHCQNNKNECYSQPCKNGGTCLDLDGDYACKCPSPFLGKTCHVRCAVLLGMEGGAISDAQLSASSVYYGFLGLQRWGPELARLNNHGIVNAWTSSNYDKSPWIQANLLRKMRLSGIITQGARRVGQPEYVRAYKVAYSLDGREFTFCKDEKQDTDKVFQGNVDYGTMQTNMFNPPITAQFIRIYPVMCRRACTLRFELIGCEMNVYFNTAGCSEPLGMKSRLISDQQITASSVFKTWGIDAFTWHPHYARLDKTGKTNAWTALHNGQSEWLQIDLRDQKKVTGIITQGARDFGHIQYVAAYKVAYSDNGTSWTLYRDGQTNSTKIFHGNSDNYSHKKNVFDVPFYARFIRILPVAWHNRITLRVELLGCDE
- the MFGE8 gene encoding lactadherin isoform X1, with amino-acid sequence MKVARWWRVLLCLGLGLSLLLVVAGDFCDVNHCQNGGTCLTGINETPFFCICPEGYIGIDCNETEKGPCHPNPCHNNGECQLVPNRGDVFTDYICKCPAGYDGVHCQNNKNECYSQPCKNGGTCLDLDGDYACKCPSPFLGKTCHVRCAVLLGMEGGAISDAQLSASSVYYGFLGLQRWGPELARLNNHGIVNAWTSSNYDKSPWIQANLLRKMRLSGIITQGARRVGQPEYVRAYKVAYSLDGREFTFCKDEKQDTDKVFQGNVDYGTMQTNMFNPPITAQFIRIYPVMCRRACTLRFELIGCEMNVYFNTAGCSEPLGMKSRLISDQQITASSVFKTWGIDAFTWHPHYARLDKTGKTNAWTALHNGQSEWLQIDLRDQKKVTGIITQGARDFGHIQYVAAYKVAYSDNGTSWTLYRDGQTNSTKIFHGNSDNYSHKKNVFDVPFYARFIRILPVAWHNRITLRVELLGCDE
- the MFGE8 gene encoding lactadherin isoform X2, which translates into the protein MKVARWWRVLLCLGLGLSLLLVVAGDFCDVNHCQNGGTCLTGINETPFFCICPEGYIGIDCNETEKGPCHPNPCHNNGECQLVPNRGDVFTDYICKCPAGYDGVHCQNNKNECYSQPCKNGGTCLDLDGDYACKCPSPFLGKTCHVRCAVLLGMEGGAISDAQLSASSVYYGFLGLQRWGPELARLNNHGIVNAWTSSNYDKSPWIQANLLRKMRLSGIITQGARRVGQPEYVRAYKVAYSLDGREFTFCKDEKQDTDKVFQGNVDYGTMQTNMFNPPITAQFIRIYPVMCRRACTLRFELIGCEMNGCSEPLGMKSRLISDQQITASSVFKTWGIDAFTWHPHYARLDKTGKTNAWTALHNGQSEWLQIDLRDQKKVTGIITQGARDFGHIQYVAAYKVAYSDNGTSWTLYRDGQTNSTKIFHGNSDNYSHKKNVFDVPFYARFIRILPVAWHNRITLRVELLGCDE